The proteins below are encoded in one region of Methanosarcina barkeri 3:
- the ala gene encoding alanine dehydrogenase, translating to MEILWLAQEEVTSVMDMSSDMQVVERAFRQHGLGRVQMPPKSYLYYTAYNGDLRTMPAYLEEENITGVKIVNVHPGNPARGLPTVMALIVLISPETGAPVAIMDGTYLTDVRTGAAGGIAAKYLARKDSKIIGLVGTGNQAKTQLEALCEVFQPELVRVTSRTKESSEQFIREMADITPCEIRYEENIEKVCDCDILVTTTPTRKPIVKAQWIKEGTHINAIGADAVGKEELDPELLLRSKIIVDDIVQALHSGEVNVPLSKHYISENDIHAELGEVIVGLKPGRTNDEEITIFDSTGLAIQDVASAHLVYERAVSKGLGKQVLMF from the coding sequence ATGGAAATATTATGGCTGGCTCAGGAAGAAGTAACAAGTGTTATGGATATGAGTTCTGATATGCAGGTAGTAGAAAGGGCTTTCAGGCAGCATGGTCTTGGTAGGGTCCAGATGCCTCCAAAGTCCTATCTTTACTATACAGCGTATAACGGGGACCTGCGGACAATGCCTGCATATCTTGAAGAGGAGAACATTACTGGTGTGAAAATCGTAAACGTCCACCCAGGAAACCCAGCTCGTGGGCTTCCCACGGTAATGGCACTTATTGTCCTTATTTCTCCGGAGACAGGTGCTCCTGTAGCAATTATGGACGGGACCTACCTGACTGATGTCAGGACCGGAGCTGCAGGAGGAATTGCCGCAAAATACCTTGCAAGGAAGGACTCAAAGATCATAGGCCTTGTTGGGACCGGAAACCAGGCAAAGACCCAGCTTGAGGCTCTTTGCGAGGTTTTCCAGCCTGAACTGGTAAGGGTCACTTCCAGGACAAAGGAAAGCTCTGAACAGTTTATCCGGGAAATGGCAGATATTACTCCCTGTGAAATCCGTTACGAAGAAAACATTGAGAAGGTCTGCGACTGCGATATCCTTGTTACGACCACTCCTACTAGAAAACCAATCGTAAAGGCCCAGTGGATCAAAGAAGGTACCCACATAAACGCAATCGGGGCTGATGCAGTAGGAAAAGAAGAGCTTGACCCCGAACTTTTACTCCGATCCAAAATAATTGTGGATGATATTGTCCAGGCCCTTCACTCCGGAGAAGTAAACGTTCCTCTGTCCAAGCACTACATTTCGGAAAACGATATCCATGCCGAACTCGGTGAAGTAATTGTCGGCCTGAAACCCGGCAGGACAAATGACGAAGAAATTACGATCTTCGATTCAACAGGCCTTGCCATTCAGGATGTTGCAAGCGCACACCTGGTTTATGAGAGGGCTGTCAGTAAAGGGCTCGGCAAGCAAGTTCTTATGTTCTGA
- a CDS encoding tetratricopeptide repeat protein, whose protein sequence is MDFDAIDDFVYKVIGTIGSDQKNLCSAVDFTLDLAEKKSLSPNDLLDLSNACKQQKMAMEEYVFAKACYIKASGKLREEACFVLGTAAHILGFSLEAEASYLEALKESPENEDVRCAYAELLLELGRIGAADKEYKKVLEASPEHAKANAGYAYLLTEYGYVREAEEHYSKALKANPDYVPARGGYANLLFELGRLRDAEKEYKLAIELDPEDPSLHHNFGVLLSFLGRSSEAEIEYRKTLSLNPRHRRTLFNYGNLLAREGRVSEAEANYMEALALDQNDAKVHSNYANLLARFGRRYEAEMEYKKALSLDPESAEGHYSYGNLLSEIGRFEEAQNQYEKALALNPYYPPIHYSYGLLMRKMGRFDEAKKEYTKAMQLDPDIGSKMTETWIILD, encoded by the coding sequence ATGGACTTCGATGCAATTGATGACTTTGTATATAAAGTTATTGGGACTATAGGATCCGATCAGAAGAATCTGTGTTCTGCAGTTGATTTTACCCTGGATCTTGCGGAAAAAAAGTCATTGTCCCCCAATGATTTGCTTGACCTTTCAAATGCCTGTAAGCAGCAGAAGATGGCCATGGAAGAATATGTTTTCGCAAAGGCCTGTTACATAAAAGCTTCCGGAAAGCTCCGTGAAGAAGCCTGTTTTGTGCTGGGCACTGCAGCGCATATTCTGGGTTTTTCCCTTGAAGCTGAGGCAAGCTATCTGGAGGCTCTAAAAGAAAGTCCAGAGAATGAAGATGTGAGGTGTGCCTATGCCGAACTTCTTTTAGAGCTTGGAAGGATAGGAGCTGCTGACAAGGAATATAAAAAGGTACTTGAAGCTTCTCCAGAACATGCAAAAGCGAATGCAGGATATGCTTACCTTCTGACTGAGTATGGATACGTAAGGGAAGCCGAAGAGCACTACTCAAAAGCACTTAAGGCGAATCCTGACTATGTTCCTGCCAGAGGTGGATATGCAAATCTGTTATTTGAGTTGGGAAGGCTCAGGGACGCGGAAAAGGAGTACAAGCTTGCAATAGAACTGGACCCTGAAGATCCGAGTCTTCACCATAACTTCGGAGTTTTACTTTCTTTCCTGGGGCGCTCTTCAGAAGCCGAGATTGAGTACAGAAAAACTCTTTCTCTTAATCCGAGGCATAGACGGACCCTTTTTAACTACGGAAATCTCCTTGCAAGAGAAGGCAGGGTTTCAGAAGCCGAAGCGAACTATATGGAAGCTCTTGCCCTCGATCAGAACGATGCAAAAGTCCATTCAAATTACGCAAATCTTTTAGCCCGCTTCGGGAGAAGGTATGAAGCTGAAATGGAATACAAGAAAGCGCTCAGTCTGGATCCAGAGAGTGCAGAAGGACACTACAGTTACGGAAACCTTCTTTCGGAAATCGGGCGCTTTGAAGAGGCTCAGAACCAGTATGAGAAGGCTCTTGCCCTGAACCCCTATTATCCCCCTATTCACTACAGTTACGGTCTTCTTATGAGAAAGATGGGACGTTTTGACGAAGCCAAAAAGGAATATACGAAGGCCATGCAGCTAGATCCGGATATAGGAAGCAAAATGACCGAAACCTGGATTATTCTGGACTAA
- a CDS encoding lipopolysaccharide assembly protein LapB produces MEIDAVNELVFRVIEQVAADNCDFDKVIEFVVSFSDEHSLSQEILLKLSSIFDKDSMYREKYVVTRACALLFSGKAREDALMEAGKTAFLLGQDGLAVREFKEILQQNSRNVDALCEYGAVLVKEGKNDAARVQYEKVLEINPFHVDTLCKYGCLLQKLEKLDEAEEVYSRALILDQENVNAHCGYGTLLSKRGQFTEASYHYTRALELEPGHVESNFRYARLLEEKGEPLDAEKHYIVALKADPDDPRPHIFYARLLAEHGFIHGARVHFRCALKVNPEDVEVHCEYARLLARFGHRHEAEVQYKKALELDPGHFSTLNGYADLLKEKGKYAAAEEIYRQAEFFKRSA; encoded by the coding sequence ATGGAGATTGATGCTGTAAACGAGCTGGTTTTTCGTGTAATCGAACAAGTTGCGGCTGATAACTGTGACTTTGATAAGGTCATTGAGTTTGTCGTTTCCTTCTCAGATGAGCATTCGCTTTCCCAGGAAATCCTGCTGAAACTTTCATCTATTTTTGATAAAGATTCAATGTACAGGGAGAAGTATGTAGTTACCAGAGCCTGTGCTTTGCTATTCTCTGGAAAAGCTCGGGAAGATGCCCTTATGGAGGCAGGAAAAACAGCTTTTTTATTAGGACAAGATGGACTTGCTGTACGGGAATTCAAAGAAATTCTCCAGCAGAATTCCAGAAATGTCGACGCGCTTTGCGAGTATGGAGCAGTTCTGGTGAAGGAAGGCAAAAACGATGCAGCACGTGTTCAATATGAAAAGGTCCTGGAAATCAATCCTTTCCACGTAGATACGCTTTGCAAATATGGCTGCCTGCTTCAGAAGCTCGAAAAACTGGATGAGGCCGAAGAAGTATATAGCCGAGCTTTGATTCTTGACCAGGAAAATGTGAATGCCCACTGTGGGTACGGGACTCTACTTTCCAAACGCGGGCAATTTACCGAAGCAAGTTATCATTATACCAGGGCACTTGAGCTTGAGCCTGGCCATGTGGAATCCAATTTTCGCTATGCTCGTCTCCTTGAAGAAAAAGGAGAACCGCTTGATGCTGAGAAACATTATATAGTAGCCCTCAAAGCCGATCCGGATGATCCACGCCCGCACATTTTCTATGCCCGTTTGCTTGCAGAACATGGTTTTATTCACGGGGCAAGAGTGCACTTCAGGTGTGCTCTTAAAGTAAACCCTGAGGATGTTGAAGTTCATTGTGAGTATGCCAGACTGCTTGCCAGATTCGGGCACAGGCACGAAGCCGAGGTACAGTACAAAAAAGCCCTTGAGCTTGACCCCGGACATTTCAGTACCCTGAACGGATATGCGGATTTACTAAAAGAAAAAGGGAAGTATGCAGCAGCCGAAGAGATTTACAGGCAGGCCGAGTTCTTTAAACGGAGTGCCTGA
- a CDS encoding cobyric acid synthase, whose product MEKKSVLILGTASHVGKSSVVTAICRILSREYRVAPFKAQNMSLNSWITKDGKEIGIAQAIQAKAAGTEPTADMNPVLLKPKGDCVSQIILLGEPYADRSAGQYYESIAEMNEVLEGALGRLCKEHDIIVMEGAGGAAEINLYERDIVNIGTARLTQAPIILVGDIERGGVFASLYGTIALLPEDVRKNVKGFIINKFRGDLEILKPGLKQLEEKTGIPVLGVLPYFKLNIPSEDSVSLEDKEAERNEKEIEIAVIRLPRISNFTDFEPLEGSAKIRYVELDEDLGTPDAIMIPGTKNTVNDLLDLKASGMAEKIQAFKGKIPVFGICGGYQMLGRTIYDSGVENGVEAEFEGLGLLDIGTKFGEYKKRTIQVTKKVNAYGPILAPINGEEIKGYEIHMGITDSNRNIFGNDGAIDETGLVIGTYLHGLFDNKNIRDAFMRYLYEKKGLEYSPENVMTENDAYEELANVVEQNLDMEKVYEIIGI is encoded by the coding sequence ATGGAAAAGAAAAGCGTCTTGATCCTGGGAACTGCTTCCCATGTTGGGAAAAGTTCAGTTGTGACTGCCATATGCAGAATTCTTTCAAGAGAGTACAGGGTTGCCCCCTTCAAGGCTCAGAACATGAGCCTGAATTCCTGGATTACAAAAGACGGAAAGGAAATCGGAATTGCCCAGGCAATCCAGGCAAAAGCTGCAGGCACCGAGCCTACTGCCGATATGAATCCCGTCCTTTTAAAACCCAAAGGAGACTGTGTTTCCCAAATAATCCTGCTGGGAGAACCTTACGCTGACAGGAGTGCAGGCCAGTACTACGAGTCCATTGCAGAAATGAACGAAGTCCTTGAAGGAGCTCTCGGAAGGCTCTGCAAGGAACATGATATTATTGTTATGGAAGGAGCTGGAGGGGCTGCTGAAATTAACCTCTACGAAAGGGATATTGTAAATATCGGCACTGCAAGGCTCACACAGGCTCCTATAATCCTTGTTGGAGATATCGAGAGAGGAGGCGTTTTTGCAAGCCTCTACGGCACAATTGCACTTCTTCCAGAAGATGTACGGAAAAATGTCAAAGGATTTATTATAAACAAATTCAGAGGCGATCTGGAAATCCTGAAACCGGGCCTGAAGCAACTTGAAGAAAAAACCGGTATTCCGGTACTTGGAGTCCTTCCTTATTTCAAGCTTAACATTCCTTCTGAAGATTCGGTCTCACTTGAAGATAAAGAAGCCGAAAGAAATGAAAAAGAAATCGAGATCGCAGTTATTCGCCTGCCAAGAATTTCAAACTTTACGGACTTCGAGCCCCTGGAAGGATCTGCTAAAATTCGCTATGTGGAGCTTGATGAAGACCTCGGTACTCCAGATGCGATTATGATTCCGGGCACAAAGAATACGGTTAACGATCTGCTCGATCTTAAGGCAAGCGGTATGGCCGAAAAAATCCAGGCCTTCAAGGGAAAAATCCCGGTTTTCGGAATCTGCGGTGGCTATCAGATGCTTGGCAGGACAATTTACGATTCCGGAGTTGAAAACGGAGTCGAAGCCGAATTTGAAGGTCTGGGACTTCTGGATATAGGGACAAAGTTCGGAGAATACAAAAAGAGAACAATCCAGGTCACGAAAAAGGTAAACGCTTACGGCCCGATACTTGCTCCAATAAACGGAGAAGAAATAAAAGGGTACGAAATCCATATGGGCATAACTGATTCTAACCGTAACATCTTCGGAAATGATGGTGCAATCGATGAGACAGGTCTGGTAATCGGAACTTACCTGCATGGGCTCTTCGACAATAAAAATATAAGGGATGCCTTTATGCGGTATCTCTACGAGAAAAAAGGACTTGAGTACAGCCCTGAAAACGTCATGACCGAAAATGATGCCTACGAAGAACTTGCAAATGTAGTTGAGCAGAACCTTGACATGGAAAAAGTTTACGAAATAATAGGAATCTGA
- a CDS encoding DUF434 domain-containing protein codes for MRDLHVSSADLSGPCLKDELLKEKLLKPARDIRSILRWGYPKFATVRFVADHFQLSLEERHILTRVIMPPDRIVSRINKKMECTGIKDRDLLLDGYNVLLSVDSLLKKEPMWFCDDGYIRDTRYYFSKAKQAEDIEEALNAVLKFLSKTGPKSVIFLLDAQISRSGELAGFIRHKMKEYGISGEARTSKAADFELKTEGGSSEKKIVLATSDGIIIDSALEVLDIPACLMEKMGIEPIRLY; via the coding sequence ATGAGAGATCTGCATGTAAGTTCAGCCGATCTTTCCGGTCCCTGCCTGAAAGATGAGTTACTCAAAGAAAAATTACTCAAACCTGCACGAGATATCCGGAGCATACTCCGGTGGGGCTATCCGAAATTTGCGACCGTTCGTTTCGTGGCTGACCACTTCCAGCTCAGCCTGGAAGAACGACATATTCTCACAAGAGTAATTATGCCCCCGGACAGGATAGTTTCCAGAATAAACAAAAAAATGGAATGCACAGGCATAAAAGATAGAGATCTTCTCCTTGACGGATATAATGTCCTTCTTAGTGTGGATAGTCTACTAAAAAAAGAACCCATGTGGTTCTGTGATGACGGGTACATAAGGGACACCCGCTACTATTTCAGCAAGGCAAAACAAGCCGAAGATATCGAGGAAGCCCTCAATGCAGTCCTCAAGTTTCTCTCCAAAACAGGTCCAAAATCAGTTATTTTTCTTCTTGACGCCCAGATCAGCAGAAGCGGGGAGCTTGCAGGCTTCATCCGTCACAAAATGAAAGAATACGGAATTTCAGGCGAGGCAAGAACTTCAAAAGCCGCGGACTTCGAGCTGAAAACTGAAGGAGGAAGTTCGGAAAAAAAGATAGTTTTGGCAACTTCCGATGGGATTATTATAGATTCGGCTCTCGAGGTACTCGATATCCCTGCCTGCCTGATGGAAAAAATGGGAATTGAACCGATCAGGCTGTACTAA
- a CDS encoding FxsA family protein: MFFKLFSIFLLIPIIELYLLIKIGGMIGALNTVLIILITASLGAYLAKSQGFRVLREIQEATSRGYMPGNELLHGFFVLVGSFALLTPGFLSDIIGLSMLIPQIRGIYVEMAKGIIRKKIQNGQWQMRMYTNFR, translated from the coding sequence ATGTTTTTTAAACTCTTCTCGATTTTCCTCCTCATCCCCATTATCGAGCTTTATCTGCTCATTAAGATCGGTGGAATGATTGGGGCCTTAAACACCGTACTCATTATCCTGATAACCGCAAGCCTGGGTGCTTACCTTGCAAAATCCCAGGGTTTCCGCGTGCTCCGCGAGATTCAGGAAGCAACAAGCAGGGGATATATGCCCGGAAACGAACTTCTGCATGGGTTTTTTGTGTTAGTTGGAAGTTTTGCTCTTCTAACTCCGGGTTTTCTGTCTGATATAATAGGGCTTTCCATGCTCATACCACAGATAAGAGGAATCTATGTGGAAATGGCAAAAGGAATTATAAGAAAAAAGATACAAAATGGCCAGTGGCAGATGAGAATGTACACTAATTTTCGATGA
- a CDS encoding LrgB family protein, whose protein sequence is MQTDFLSGFINMPLFGILLSLIAFQAGTLLYKKTQLSIFNPLLVASVLVMVFLLIFGINYETYNLGGNYISFFLGPATVVLAVPLYKKIRLLKSNALPILAGITAGCIAGISSILALSSLLGLDDTISRSLAPKSVTTPIGIEISRQIGGLPAITVAAIVFTGIIGAILGPFICRCFRIKDKVAVGVAIGTASHALGTTRAIELGETEGAMSGLAIGIAGLITVFLAPMLLYVFGLVT, encoded by the coding sequence TTGCAGACCGATTTTTTGAGTGGTTTTATCAATATGCCCCTGTTTGGAATTTTACTCTCTTTAATAGCTTTCCAGGCAGGCACACTATTATATAAGAAGACTCAGCTCTCGATTTTTAACCCACTGCTTGTAGCTTCTGTACTTGTAATGGTATTCCTTCTCATCTTTGGAATCAATTATGAGACTTACAACCTTGGAGGAAACTATATTTCTTTCTTCCTCGGACCTGCAACTGTAGTTCTTGCAGTTCCTCTCTACAAAAAAATCCGGCTCTTGAAAAGTAATGCTCTTCCTATCCTTGCAGGAATAACTGCAGGTTGCATAGCCGGAATCTCAAGTATTCTTGCTCTTTCCAGCCTATTAGGACTTGACGATACCATAAGCAGGTCTCTTGCTCCCAAATCCGTAACTACTCCTATAGGAATTGAAATTTCAAGACAGATAGGCGGCCTGCCTGCAATAACAGTGGCTGCAATCGTATTTACCGGAATAATAGGTGCTATTTTGGGTCCGTTTATCTGCCGATGCTTTAGAATAAAAGATAAAGTTGCAGTCGGTGTCGCAATAGGCACGGCATCTCATGCACTTGGAACAACAAGAGCAATAGAACTTGGAGAAACCGAAGGGGCAATGAGTGGACTTGCAATAGGGATAGCAGGCTTGATTACGGTTTTTCTGGCTCCCATGCTGCTTTATGTCTTCGGGCTTGTGACTTGA
- a CDS encoding serine/threonine protein phosphatase — MDRGEPVVSGKISRKIAAKEELLLLLPGIDRVLESEPAVLRIDAEPVMVIGDIHGDLEALEFILGKRQEMNCENILFLGDYVDRGPQGTEVLINLFRLKLEDPEHIFLLRGNHETVDMNLYYGYFEEIGFDRNFLSSVSRTYDKMPIAAVLSGNTFCVHGGINGTGSIEDIRKEEDFAFPYLWNDPSKRPGLTASTRGSTVKEFGPDIVDGFLHTNNLKRIIRGHTALEDGYRWWFDGKLLSLFSCPDYVGLGNAAAFVLFEKEEIKLFVFGK; from the coding sequence TTGGACAGAGGTGAGCCGGTGGTGTCAGGAAAGATCTCCAGAAAAATTGCCGCAAAAGAAGAACTGCTTCTTCTTCTTCCTGGAATAGACCGTGTTTTGGAGTCGGAACCTGCCGTGCTTCGAATTGATGCCGAGCCAGTAATGGTAATAGGGGATATTCACGGGGACCTTGAGGCTCTTGAGTTCATACTAGGAAAAAGACAAGAAATGAACTGTGAGAACATTCTTTTCCTCGGGGATTATGTGGACAGAGGACCCCAGGGTACCGAAGTCCTGATAAACCTTTTCAGGTTGAAGCTTGAAGATCCCGAGCATATTTTCCTGCTCAGGGGAAATCACGAAACTGTAGATATGAACCTCTATTACGGTTATTTTGAAGAAATCGGTTTTGATCGGAATTTTCTTTCAAGTGTCAGCCGGACATATGATAAAATGCCGATAGCAGCTGTACTTTCGGGAAATACATTTTGCGTGCACGGTGGGATTAACGGAACAGGCAGCATTGAGGATATCAGAAAGGAAGAAGACTTTGCTTTTCCCTATTTATGGAACGATCCTTCCAAGCGTCCCGGACTCACTGCTTCAACCCGAGGTTCGACTGTAAAAGAATTCGGGCCAGATATTGTAGATGGCTTTCTACATACAAATAACCTGAAAAGAATTATAAGAGGTCACACAGCCCTTGAGGATGGATACAGGTGGTGGTTTGACGGAAAACTGCTCTCCCTTTTTTCCTGTCCTGACTATGTTGGACTAGGAAATGCGGCGGCTTTTGTACTATTTGAAAAAGAAGAGATTAAACTTTTCGTCTTTGGAAAGTAG
- a CDS encoding CidA/LrgA family protein, protein MLKQFSIILSIYFLGELIQKALGLPVPGNVLGMLILFFSLCTGVIKLNMIDKISDFLLENMAFFFLPAGASLITCFALLEGKLTAILAVSLISTFIILAVTGLTVELVQRFLGKKSSKEARSIENEDDKSNKNGSGTKTKKAYAHENGTKEVS, encoded by the coding sequence TTGCTAAAACAATTCTCAATTATTCTGAGCATTTATTTCCTGGGCGAACTGATACAAAAAGCTTTAGGGCTACCAGTTCCGGGCAATGTCCTTGGAATGCTCATTCTTTTCTTTAGCCTGTGTACAGGCGTAATTAAACTCAATATGATAGACAAAATAAGTGATTTTTTGCTAGAGAATATGGCTTTTTTCTTTCTTCCCGCAGGCGCTAGCCTTATAACCTGTTTTGCCCTGCTTGAAGGAAAATTAACTGCTATTCTTGCAGTTTCCCTTATTTCTACTTTTATTATACTAGCTGTAACAGGGCTTACTGTGGAACTTGTTCAAAGGTTCCTGGGGAAAAAATCGTCAAAAGAAGCTCGAAGCATAGAAAATGAAGACGATAAAAGTAATAAAAACGGATCTGGGACAAAAACAAAAAAAGCATACGCCCACGAGAACGGAACAAAAGAGGTGAGCTGA